DNA sequence from the Nitrospinaceae bacterium genome:
ACCCATAGGATACCCGCCTGGGTCGGCGCCGCCTCTTTACCGCCTTGCCCAGGGCCAAAAGCAAAGCTAAATATCGTCAGCACCAGAAGCGCGAACACGAGCATAACGAGCAAACTCTCCCGGGTCCGGATTTCCACCCGAATATCCTTTTCGAGCACGGCCCAAACAATAGCGAAGAAGTAATTCACTTGCCCACCTCCGCCAGTGCACTGGATATTTGCTCCACCGACGTATCGCGAGCCGTCGAATGCAACGATACCCTCCCGCTTGAGAGGACCACGATTTCATCCGCTAGACTTAGCGCCCTTGGAATATCGTGTTCGGTAAGAAGGAGGTTGCGCGGGGCGGAATCCTCAAATCCCATGCCTGCCGAAATATCGCGGATAATCGCCTCGACTCCGGCTGCGGCAACCGGGTCCAGGCCGGCAAAAGGTTCATCCAGCAGAAAAAACGTCGGCTCATGGAGCATGGTTCTCGCCAAGGCTGCCCGCTGCCGCAAACCCTGACTAAGAAACTGCACCTGATCATCGAGCCGCTCGGCGATACCCAGGCTTTCAGTGAAACGTAAAACCCGCTCGCCCACCTTGGGCCGCTCGATCGCATATAATTTGGCAAAAAAAGCCAGATTCTCGCGCAACGTGAGCGAAGGATAGAGAAGAGAGTCGTGGCTGTGCAGGCCAATTAGAGCGCGATCTTCAGTGAATACGGAGTTTCCATCCAGCACCACTTCCCCCTCGCTCGGACGAAGAAGGCCGGCAAGAACTCGGAGAAGCGTTGTCTTACCAGAACCGTTTGCCCCAAGAAGAGCGATGCGTTTTCCCCTTTCAAGGGAAATATCGACTCCTCGAAGCGCCCATCGCCAGCCATAGCGCCGCGAGACGCCAGCCGCCCTGAGATTAGTGGCCATTTATTTCGAAAGTTCTCTTAGCCGATTAAAGCGAGGTATCCGTTGATTTTCATGCTCTCTGGCCGATATCGAGTTCATCGCCAGCCTGTCGTCGAGTTCCGCGATGGCACGGATAAGTTCCTCGCGCTCAACCTGCTGGGAAAGCCCGCTCCTTCGCCTTGTCCGTATCAATACCGCCGCCCCTGCACCCAGAACGAATATAGTGCCGAGCGCCACATAAAAATACACCAGCCCACCGGCTGAATCCGGTGCCTTGAGGGAAAAGCGGACCACACTGCCTGCTCGTGTGGCGGTGACATACGAATCGTATTCGCCGTCCTGGAATTTCACTGGCTCGCCCGGCTTGAGGCCATCTGCCTGAAGCTGGACCCGCCCCTTTTCCGCCAGAATTGCAAAACTGGGAGACCCGTAGATAATCGGGTGTTGCGCAACAAATCCGCCAAACTCATCCGCCATACGATAAAATAGGCCCACTAGTTTTGAGCCGGGAGCTATTGAATCGGTGGAGACGATTTCAGAGCCGCTCTGTCGGATGTTTTTCGGGTCGAGTCCTTGTATCGGAGCAGTAAGGGTAGCCTGCGGATTTCGTATGTTGCTGGTGCTAGGCAATATAAAGCGAAGCGTGGGAGCGCCATCCTTCGAGACAATCGTTTTCTTGCCCTTATTCACGAACATGAGTATTTCGCGGACCTCGTAGAACCCTTTTAGAAGCCTTATAAACAAGACATTTCGCTCTAGCGAGAGTGCTGAGGTGTCAGTCGTCGTCTCGGGTTTTGATGCCACAGCAGGCGACTGTGTGGCGGAAGGCGTTTTTACTCCCCCATCGGAGGCCGCATCGACAGTGCCGTCAAAAAATGTAAATAACGACATAAATACAACAATAACAAACACATATATACTATTTCGATATTTCACTTTAGGTTATTCCCACAGCTTGAACAAAAATTATGCTCTCCCTTGATAGGAGCGCCGCACGAGGGGCAAAAATTCATGGCTGCCGATATTTCAGCCTCCGCACCAGACTTATCGGCAACTCCTTGTTCGCCTTCTGAACGGACTTTGCGGTACTGGTGAATCTCAGCTTCAAGGCGCTCATTGAGAGAAAGCTCCCCGGCTCCTGATTTTGCTACTGCAGAAGTCACCTCGGGCAGATAGGCAACATCCACCGCACCACCCTCACTGAGATGGGCAGGCACCATCCCCTCAGACACCCCTCTTGCCTCAAGGCGTCTTAGTACATCAAGCGCCCCCGCCCTGGCCTGGTCGATCATCTCCTCATAATCTTCGTCCGCAAGTTTATCCATCTCCCGGTCCATTTCGACTTCCCTGATGTTTCGGTAGGCATTTTCACGCTCGATAAGAAGGCGGGCAACATCTTCTCCAGCTCCGTCGCCATCACCTACCCCCGATGCATCATAAGCGCTCGCCTCTTGGAACATTGGCCAAAGCGAGAAGGCAAAGGCGGTGACAACGATAATCGTGACCGCACCAAGGCTCACATATTCCATACCTCTAAGCCCTCGCGGCCGAGGGAGACACCCGCCGCTTCCGTCGCCCCCAGCGCTCGGGCAGAACAGAGACGATTACTCCCAGCATGAAGAAAAATCCTCCGATCCAGATCCAGTTGATGAGCGGATTGATCAAAAATTTAAAGGTAGCCGAGCCGTCGTCGTCCACGTCAGCAAAAACGGCATAAATATCCTCGGTAAGACCGTAACGAATACCCGCCTCAGTCGTCGGTTGGGGTGGCGTGAAATAGAGGCGTTTTTCGGCCTCGATCTCGCCTAGCTTGCGCCCTGACTTGTATACCGAGAGTCGGGCAAAAGCGGATTGATACTGATTGTTTCTCGTTTGCCGGATCCCGTCGTACCTAAGCCGCACCCCTTCCATGGGAAAACTCTCGCCAGGCGAGAGACGCACTTCACCAACCTGTTGATAAGCCGAGGAGGCGGCGATACCGATGAAGATGATCGCCATCGCGAAGTGTATGATATAGCCTCCGAAACGGCGCTTGTTTCGCATCGTCAATTCCCAGGCACCCGAAAAAAATCCGTCGCCCTGATGCCGCTGGCGGGCAGAAATCCCCCGGTAGTACTCCAAAACGATTGTTGAGATCATGAATATGCAGAGCCCAAACGCCAATGTCGCGTAAACGTGTCTGATTCCGAGGGTGATGAGCACTGCGAACGAAACCAATGTAACCATGACGGGATAGGTGAAATTCTTGCGTAGCATTTTCGCCGATGGGCGCCGCCAGGCAAGCAGCGGCGAGATACCCGCCAAAAGTATCAACAATAGACCGATGGGAACGTTCACCTGATTAAAGAAAGGAGGCCCGACCGTCACCTTGATGCCTTTTACTGCCTCTGAAATCACGGGAAACAACGTTCCCCAGAAAACGGCGAATGTAAGGCCGACAAGGACAACATTATTGAGGAGAAAACTTGCCTCACGAGAGAAAAAGCTCTCCAATTCATGCTCGCTGCGAAGTTTTGGCAGACGCCAAATCAGTAATCCAAAACTAACTATCAAAGCAACGACGATATAAGCCAAAAATGTCCAGCCGAAACTACTGTTGGCAAAGGCGTGAACACTCGAGACGATGCCGCTCCGAGTGAGAAACGTGCCAAACATGGTGAGAATATAGGTGATGATTATCAGCGAGACGTTCCACACCTTGAGCATCCCGCGTTTTTCCTGAATCATCACAGAATGCAGAAACGCCGTTCCCGTCAGCCAAGGCATCAGGCTGGCGTTCTCAACCGGGTCCCATGCCCAGTAACCACCCCAGCCAAGCTCGCGATACGCCCAGGCGCCGCCAAGCAGTATTCCCATTCCGTTAAAGAACCACGCCGTGAGCGTCCATCTACGGGTGGTCGATATCCAGGCCGTATCGAGCTTTCCGCTCACCAGCGCGCCCACGCAGAAAGCAAAAGGCACAGCGAATCCGACATAGCCTAAGAACAAATTAGGTGGATGAATCACCATTCCCCAATCTTGAAGCAAGGGGTTGAGCCCCCGTCCGTTCAGAGGAGGTATGGGAAGGGTGTCAAACGGCGGGGTTATGAAGTTCAATATGGTGAGAAAGAACGCTGCCGTTATCATCAGCGTTGCCGTTACATAGGGCATCAACTCAACGTTGCGATGGCGATTTTGCCGGATAACGATAAAGGAATAAACACATAAAAGCAGGAGCCAGAGAAGCAAACTTCCTTCCTGACCACCCCAGAAACTACTGAAGCGGTAGAATGCGTTTAATTCGTTGTCTACGATGCTGGCAACATACTCCACGCGATAGTCGCGCGTCATGAGCAAAATAATCAGGGCCACGCTCGCCGCCGAGACCAATCCAAAAACCGATATTGCCGCGTTTCGGCCCGCCGTGACAAATTCGGGCTTATTATACAACCCGCCCCAAATTGAGGCGATAGCGCTAAACAAAGCCAGAGCATAGGCAGCCCACAGGCCGTAGTTTCCCAGATCAATCAGAAACAATTGAAGTCTCCTAAAAATATTTGTGATTCAAGGAACAATATTCACACCGAAAAATCGGTGAGCGGAGGGCAGAATCAGTTTTTCACCTGGGCATCCTGGGCCGCTGCATTATTAATGAGAGTCTTGTGTTCGTTCGTGGTTGGCATCTTTTCACCCGAGTTTTTCATTTCCTCGAATTTCGATGGGCATGCGACCATTAAATTTTTCGCCATGAGCACCCCCCGCTCGTTGAGCTTCCCCTCTGCGATGACGGGAAATCCGTTTTCAAGCAAATCGGGAGGAACACCCGTAAAACTCACAGGAAGAGTGGATTTTTCACCTTGAAGGTTAAAGGAAAGGTGCATGGCCTCTGAGTCACGCGACAAAGAGGCAGGAACAATCTTTCCCTCTACCCTAATACCCTGCCCGGCAAGATCCTTGCCTTTAGCCGAAATTTCATCGACGGTGAGGAAATAGGAAAGGTTTTCACTCTTAAAACTCGTTAAAAACAAAAAGATGAATGCGCTGAATAGGACAGCACCAGCAATAAGAAATTTTACCCGTTTAACGTTCATTCATCCTCCCGATACAGAACCAAGTTTAATAAAGCGGCAAATCGTCTACCCATAAAGGATAAGTCTCAATACCTTATCTTTCAACAAGCATTCCAATATTTAGGAGGTTTTTTTCATATTTGTTGCTTTTAATCCTAAATAAGTCACTTCAAGACAAAAAAAACCCCGGCAAAGCAAGTAACCAGCCAGCCGGGGTTTTTATTTCATCTACAATAAAATGTCTACTTTACCTCTCGCTCCTGAATCCAGGGCATCATCGAGCGTAGGCGTGCGCCAACAATTTCGATTGGATGCTCCTTCTCCTTGCGCACCGTGGTATTGAATGTGGGACGTCCCACCATGTTCTCGTTGATCCACTCGCCGGCAAAGTCGCCAGACTGAATGTCTCGAAGGATCCCTCTCATGCGCTCACGGGTACCCTCATCTATCACCCGCTTGCCTCGCGAAATGTCGCCATATTCGGCGGTATCGGAGACCGAGTAGCGCATCATGGTGATGCCGCCTTGATAGATCAGGTCGGTGATTAGCTTCACCTCGTGGAGACATTCGAAATAGGCCAGCGCTGGCTGATAACCCGCATCGACGAGCGTCTCGAAGGCTGCACGGATGAGTTCTGAAATACCGCCGCACAGAACCGCCTGCTCACCAAACAGGTCGGTCTCTGTCTCTTCTTCAATCGTCGTCTCGATAATTCCGGCTCTGGCACAACCAACGGCCTTGCCGTAGGCCAGCGCATAGTCCCGAGCTTTGCCGGTATGGTCCTGAAATACAGCGAGAAGCCCAGGAACGCCGCGACCGTCCTCATACTGAAAGCGCATGGTGTGGCCTGGGCTCTTTGGCGCGATCATGACGACATCGATGTTATCCTGCGGAATAATTTGTCCGTAGTTCAAGTTGAAGCCGTGAGCGACAACAAACGCATCGCCATCCTTCATGTTGGGCTCGATGTCTTCCTTCCAGATAACGGACTGAAGATGGTCCTGGGTAAGCATGACAACCATGTCACCCGCTTTGGCAGCCTCGGCCGTCTCCATAACCTCAAGGCCATCGTCCTCGGCCTGCTTCCAACGAGGAGACGACTTGCGGAGGCCGACCACAACCTTGGCGCCACTGTCCTGACAGTTCAGGGCATGCGCACGCCCCTGGCTCCCGTAACCAATGACGGCAATCGTGCGATTCTGAAGCAAGTTCAGATCGGCGTCGGTGTCATAATAGATCTTTAGGTCTTTCAATAGGTCTTCAGCATTGCTCATGACTTTGCCCCTTCAGCTACCTTGTAAAAAGAAATCGCATACGCACACCCCACCCAGCGAGCGAAGTGACACTACGCAGGTTAGTCCCTGAAAAAAGACGGTTTAATCTATGGACCACGAGCGAGGGTGTCAAGGCGGAGCGGGGTTAAAACAGCCACATCTCCCGAGTTGCATATAAGACCTTGAGCCGTCGCCGTATAGCCCTTATTCTAATTCAACATACATTCACCGCCAAATTGAGGCCCATCTACCCCAGGCAGGAGCGAATATGGCCCGTTTACATACATTTTCCTATTTTCAAAGGATGTTTGCTGTCCTGTTTTTTTTGGCGTACGCCCTTTTTTTCCACCCACAATCGGCCTCAGCCGCCAAAGTGACAATTATGCTCAACTGGCTTCCCGGTGGCGCACATGTGCCTATTTTCTATGCGCAGGCCGCCGGGTTCTACAAAAAAAGCGGAATCGATGCCGTTATTGAGAGTACACGGGGCAGCCGGGACGCCATGGACTCCCTTGGTTCGGGAAAAGCTCAATTCGCCATCGCCGAGGCGACTGAATTATTTGCTAGCCGGGCCGACGATGTTAAGGCCGTGGGCGTTATGGCATATTTCGGCCACAGCCCAAACGCGATCTTCACCCTCAAGCGACCCGATATATCCAGCCTTTCGGACCTAAACGGAATGCGCATCGCCGCACCACGCTCCTCTTTTCCCCGCATCATGTTTCCAGCTCTCAAAACAGCCGGAAAAGTGAATTTAAAAAAAATATCATGGGTGAACCTATCACCACGTGATTTATTACCCGCCTTGATAACGGGAAAAGTCGATGCCGTTGCCTCATCGCTCATGAACGACTATCAATACAGGGCTGCGGCTCGGAGGAAGGGTAAAGATATCACCCCCCTTCCCTTTTACGGCGCTGGCGTGAATCCTTATTCACTAGTTCTCGCTACGCCAAAATCTTTTATTAATAAAAACCCAAAACTAGCGAAGGCATTCGTCCATGCCACCGCAAAAGGTATGGCAGCGGCATTAGAGCGCCCCGAAGCAGCTCTGAAAACATTTATCAAACTAAACCCTGCCGCCGACCCAAGCAGATCAAGAGCCGAATGGCGAGCAGCACACAAATTGATGTATCGCCCCGGGAGCGGTGACACGACATTGGGGAAATTCGACAGAAATCGAGTTGAGAGGATGCGAATATTTTTAACGCGAATTAGAAACTTTAGAAACACGTCGACTTCGATTGACATCTATTCGAACGATCTGCTTCCCATTCTCAGACCACAGCCGACCAAGTTCTAGAACAACCTTGCTGGCATCTCAAAACCTTTAAGCTGACAAGAAAGGCCGGAGGCAATTCGCCCCCGGCCTTTCTTGTATCGGATGAGTTGTAGTTTAAATTATAGAACTGATGACTGGCCTCCCAATCCCCTGGAACGCCTCGCTCACTTCATCCGCCGCGCGCGATGCGGCCTCATAGGCCTCTTGTGCCAGCGCCCGGCTTTTTTCGGCAAAATGGCGGGCTGACTCGGTGGCGCGCTCTTTGTGCTGGGCAGCGAATTCGCTTGCTTGAGCGGAAAATTCGGAAGCCTGGAGGGCCCTGAGTTTCGCCTGCTCAACGGAGGCATATCCCATGTCTTTCGCCCGCTCAAGGAGTTCTTTTACCTTCTGGTCGGCGGCATCAAATGCGCCCTGAGGTTTGTGTTTAAGCGCCTCGGCAACGTGTTTGAGTGCAAGGGCGGCAGCCTCCTTAGCCTCGCCAGCCGCCTTGAGTGCTGCCTCATAGGCTTCCGCCGCTGAGGGCATCTGGGGCACATCGATGGGAATCGTCGGATCTGTCTGCGTGTGGAGAACTCCTACCACCGGGGCGACATGGCGCTCATCCGCGGCTTGGAGCGCATCCTCGTCCACCATAATGTCGACGCGCCTGGCGACTATCCTTTTGCTCGGCTCGTTGATGCTCCAGGCGAGACCGAGCATGC
Encoded proteins:
- a CDS encoding ABC transporter ATP-binding protein; translated protein: MATNLRAAGVSRRYGWRWALRGVDISLERGKRIALLGANGSGKTTLLRVLAGLLRPSEGEVVLDGNSVFTEDRALIGLHSHDSLLYPSLTLRENLAFFAKLYAIERPKVGERVLRFTESLGIAERLDDQVQFLSQGLRQRAALARTMLHEPTFFLLDEPFAGLDPVAAAGVEAIIRDISAGMGFEDSAPRNLLLTEHDIPRALSLADEIVVLSSGRVSLHSTARDTSVEQISSALAEVGK
- a CDS encoding heme lyase CcmF/NrfE family subunit, whose translation is MFLIDLGNYGLWAAYALALFSAIASIWGGLYNKPEFVTAGRNAAISVFGLVSAASVALIILLMTRDYRVEYVASIVDNELNAFYRFSSFWGGQEGSLLLWLLLLCVYSFIVIRQNRHRNVELMPYVTATLMITAAFFLTILNFITPPFDTLPIPPLNGRGLNPLLQDWGMVIHPPNLFLGYVGFAVPFAFCVGALVSGKLDTAWISTTRRWTLTAWFFNGMGILLGGAWAYRELGWGGYWAWDPVENASLMPWLTGTAFLHSVMIQEKRGMLKVWNVSLIIITYILTMFGTFLTRSGIVSSVHAFANSSFGWTFLAYIVVALIVSFGLLIWRLPKLRSEHELESFFSREASFLLNNVVLVGLTFAVFWGTLFPVISEAVKGIKVTVGPPFFNQVNVPIGLLLILLAGISPLLAWRRPSAKMLRKNFTYPVMVTLVSFAVLITLGIRHVYATLAFGLCIFMISTIVLEYYRGISARQRHQGDGFFSGAWELTMRNKRRFGGYIIHFAMAIIFIGIAASSAYQQVGEVRLSPGESFPMEGVRLRYDGIRQTRNNQYQSAFARLSVYKSGRKLGEIEAEKRLYFTPPQPTTEAGIRYGLTEDIYAVFADVDDDGSATFKFLINPLINWIWIGGFFFMLGVIVSVLPERWGRRKRRVSPSAARA
- a CDS encoding cytochrome c maturation protein CcmE, which gives rise to MNVKRVKFLIAGAVLFSAFIFLFLTSFKSENLSYFLTVDEISAKGKDLAGQGIRVEGKIVPASLSRDSEAMHLSFNLQGEKSTLPVSFTGVPPDLLENGFPVIAEGKLNERGVLMAKNLMVACPSKFEEMKNSGEKMPTTNEHKTLINNAAAQDAQVKN
- the ilvC gene encoding ketol-acid reductoisomerase — its product is MSNAEDLLKDLKIYYDTDADLNLLQNRTIAVIGYGSQGRAHALNCQDSGAKVVVGLRKSSPRWKQAEDDGLEVMETAEAAKAGDMVVMLTQDHLQSVIWKEDIEPNMKDGDAFVVAHGFNLNYGQIIPQDNIDVVMIAPKSPGHTMRFQYEDGRGVPGLLAVFQDHTGKARDYALAYGKAVGCARAGIIETTIEEETETDLFGEQAVLCGGISELIRAAFETLVDAGYQPALAYFECLHEVKLITDLIYQGGITMMRYSVSDTAEYGDISRGKRVIDEGTRERMRGILRDIQSGDFAGEWINENMVGRPTFNTTVRKEKEHPIEIVGARLRSMMPWIQEREVK
- a CDS encoding ABC transporter substrate-binding protein is translated as MARLHTFSYFQRMFAVLFFLAYALFFHPQSASAAKVTIMLNWLPGGAHVPIFYAQAAGFYKKSGIDAVIESTRGSRDAMDSLGSGKAQFAIAEATELFASRADDVKAVGVMAYFGHSPNAIFTLKRPDISSLSDLNGMRIAAPRSSFPRIMFPALKTAGKVNLKKISWVNLSPRDLLPALITGKVDAVASSLMNDYQYRAAARRKGKDITPLPFYGAGVNPYSLVLATPKSFINKNPKLAKAFVHATAKGMAAALERPEAALKTFIKLNPAADPSRSRAEWRAAHKLMYRPGSGDTTLGKFDRNRVERMRIFLTRIRNFRNTSTSIDIYSNDLLPILRPQPTKF